One genomic window of Paenibacillus xylanilyticus includes the following:
- a CDS encoding glycoside hydrolase family 68 protein, which yields MNFQKIVRRVTAVTFATTLLAGGGVSAFAKESTDYKESYGFSHITRTDALKIPAEQIKERFKVPQFDASTIQNLPSAKGYDEKGNVIDMDVWDTWPLQNADGTVADYHGYQIVFGLAGDPDRGSDTFIYMFYKKAGDTSIDAWKNAGRVFKNTDKDVPNDPILNHQEEEWSGSSTLTTDGHIRLFYTNRHGWDPANGFYGKQTLTTAQINVSELAEDTLKVDGVEDFKSIFDGDGKMYQTVEQAFSGGDYSDNHTLRDPHYVEDNGHKYLVFEANTGTETGYQGDDAFNNRAFYEGSKKFFQAEREKLLQSPNKKLASLANGALGIIELNDDYTLKQVMKPLIASNTVTDEIERANIFKLNGKWYLFTDTRGAKMVVDGVDAEDIYMLGYVSGSLTGPYKPLNGTGLVLHQDLDPKDVTWTYAHFAIPQVQGNNVVITSYMTNRGMFEDHHSTFAPSFLVNIKGSKTSVVKDSILAQGQLTVE from the coding sequence ATGAATTTCCAGAAGATTGTGAGAAGAGTGACAGCAGTAACGTTTGCAACAACACTATTGGCAGGTGGGGGAGTTTCGGCTTTTGCAAAAGAAAGTACAGACTACAAAGAAAGTTACGGTTTCTCGCATATTACACGCACAGACGCCCTGAAAATCCCTGCGGAACAAATTAAAGAACGATTCAAGGTTCCTCAGTTTGACGCATCTACCATTCAAAATCTTCCTTCTGCAAAAGGATATGATGAAAAGGGTAACGTCATCGACATGGATGTGTGGGATACCTGGCCGCTGCAAAATGCAGATGGTACCGTAGCTGACTATCATGGTTATCAAATCGTTTTTGGTCTGGCGGGTGACCCGGATCGGGGCTCAGACACATTCATCTATATGTTCTACAAAAAAGCAGGAGACACATCCATTGATGCCTGGAAAAATGCAGGCAGAGTGTTCAAAAACACCGACAAGGACGTTCCGAACGATCCAATTCTGAATCACCAGGAAGAGGAATGGTCCGGCTCTTCTACGCTGACTACGGATGGCCATATTCGTCTCTTCTATACCAATCGTCATGGCTGGGACCCGGCCAATGGATTTTATGGCAAGCAAACTCTGACGACTGCTCAAATCAATGTCTCTGAACTTGCAGAGGACACGCTCAAGGTGGACGGTGTTGAAGATTTCAAGTCGATCTTTGATGGTGACGGCAAAATGTATCAAACCGTGGAGCAGGCTTTCAGTGGTGGGGATTATTCCGACAATCATACGCTGAGAGATCCTCATTACGTTGAAGATAATGGTCACAAATACCTTGTTTTCGAAGCCAATACTGGAACAGAGACGGGCTACCAGGGCGATGATGCATTCAATAACAGAGCCTTCTACGAAGGAAGCAAGAAGTTCTTCCAGGCCGAGAGGGAGAAATTGCTGCAAAGCCCTAATAAAAAGTTAGCTTCCTTAGCCAATGGCGCTTTGGGGATCATTGAATTGAATGATGACTATACCTTAAAACAAGTGATGAAGCCGCTGATTGCATCCAATACGGTAACAGATGAAATTGAACGCGCAAATATCTTTAAATTGAATGGAAAATGGTATTTGTTCACGGATACAAGAGGAGCCAAAATGGTTGTGGATGGTGTTGACGCTGAAGATATCTACATGTTGGGATATGTATCTGGTTCTCTGACCGGACCTTATAAGCCATTGAATGGTACTGGACTTGTATTGCATCAAGATCTGGACCCTAAGGATGTTACCTGGACTTACGCACATTTTGCTATTCCGCAGGTTCAAGGCAACAACGTAGTGATCACTAGTTATATGACCAACCGAGGAATGTTTGAAGATCATCATTCTACCTTCGCACCAAGTTTCCTGGTGAACATCAAAGGATCTAAAACATCCGTAGTGAAGGACAGCATTCTGGCACAAGGACAGTTGACAGTGGAATAA
- a CDS encoding PRD domain-containing protein: MKIKKILNNNAAVVNDHGEEKIVMGPGVVFQKGKNDVVDPSLVEKVFVMTDPKQYNHLQEILGTLPEEEIAVTQQIITFAEKALGVTFHEHIHIALADHLSFALERIGKGIEIRNTLLEEIRILYPREFQLGLHAKRLIYEKLQVVIPEDEVGYIAMHIHTAWKNAGMRHKAPEKTAMIRDIAEGVGQVAGVLDRRSANYERLLTQLENMLQTDESGRLRNELNPELVAMAKMNFTEAYTQAREIGEMVEEDYGYAFTESQLVVIAMEIIRIDHRLHPSSD; encoded by the coding sequence ATGAAGATCAAAAAAATACTTAACAATAACGCCGCTGTAGTTAACGATCATGGAGAAGAGAAAATTGTCATGGGGCCGGGTGTAGTTTTCCAAAAAGGAAAAAATGATGTTGTTGACCCGAGCCTTGTTGAAAAAGTGTTTGTGATGACCGACCCGAAGCAGTACAACCACCTTCAGGAAATACTGGGGACCCTGCCTGAAGAAGAAATTGCAGTCACCCAGCAGATCATCACTTTCGCCGAGAAAGCATTGGGTGTTACGTTTCATGAGCACATCCATATCGCTCTTGCAGACCATCTCTCGTTTGCCTTGGAGCGAATTGGCAAGGGAATCGAAATTCGAAATACGCTGCTTGAGGAGATTCGTATCCTCTATCCAAGAGAGTTCCAGCTTGGGCTTCATGCCAAGCGTTTGATCTACGAGAAATTGCAGGTGGTCATCCCGGAAGATGAGGTTGGTTATATCGCCATGCATATCCATACGGCCTGGAAGAATGCGGGCATGCGCCATAAGGCTCCGGAAAAGACGGCCATGATAAGGGATATCGCCGAAGGTGTAGGACAAGTTGCCGGTGTACTGGATCGACGGTCTGCGAACTATGAGCGACTTTTGACCCAGCTTGAGAATATGCTGCAAACGGATGAATCAGGCAGACTCCGCAATGAACTGAATCCGGAGCTTGTAGCGATGGCAAAGATGAATTTTACCGAAGCATATACACAGGCCCGCGAGATCGGTGAAATGGTTGAAGAGGATTATGGATATGCGTTTACTGAAAGCCAACTGGTTGTGATCGCCATGGAAATCATCCGGATAGATCATCGACTTCATCCATCCTCGGATTGA
- a CDS encoding PTS transporter subunit EIIC, translating to MQQDERSVIRGRSSARALATQLIEWSGGTDNIIESTHCTTRLRLRLQNSDLVEQERLDGMQEIQGVHVRAGQLQIILGPVLVSKVNRQVNVILQSAASSIPKEDDSNGPITPRLHEENHTDSYPLPSVSTTSRSSNDKGLHSRALLHRLMDAFQFFSDIVVPIIPLFVVAGPLLGLLGLAKAFGWDDPGQTWFRILSLLTGSAFQLMAVLFGYNTAKRFGGTPALGAAVGIVMTHPGILPFTDIGADPAFAQALPISPQFGYQGAIIPTVLAAFMLTIIEKRLRRWIPSSGAVLLVPFLSFSLAGSLAVLVIEPLALGLGGSLGSILEHVFNYGNLLFGLLLGGIYSSIVITGLHHGIQAVEVGLISNPDIGFNFLLPIWSMANFAQAGAGLAVYARTRDKALRKIALPASITALFGITEPVIYGVNLKLARPFLGAAAGGAVGGAYVAFHQVVANSLGLTGLPMIAFVVQPGLMNLVHYLIGFVLALATAFTVTLLLGVDRVVRPEADKLNEQA from the coding sequence ATGCAGCAGGATGAGCGGAGTGTCATAAGGGGGCGTAGTTCCGCAAGGGCATTGGCCACGCAACTTATTGAATGGTCTGGAGGAACGGACAATATTATCGAAAGCACCCATTGCACGACACGACTTCGACTCCGGTTGCAGAACAGTGACCTGGTGGAACAAGAACGTCTTGACGGTATGCAGGAAATCCAAGGGGTGCACGTTCGTGCTGGACAACTGCAGATTATCCTGGGTCCCGTTCTTGTCTCGAAGGTTAATCGCCAGGTGAATGTCATACTTCAGTCAGCTGCTTCGTCCATACCGAAAGAAGACGACTCGAATGGACCCATCACACCGCGGCTGCACGAAGAAAATCATACGGATTCCTATCCACTGCCGTCCGTGTCTACAACCAGCAGATCATCCAATGATAAGGGGCTTCATTCACGAGCATTGTTACACAGGTTGATGGACGCATTCCAATTTTTTTCTGATATCGTTGTGCCCATTATTCCGCTCTTCGTCGTGGCAGGGCCGCTGCTGGGTCTCTTGGGACTTGCGAAGGCATTCGGCTGGGATGATCCAGGGCAAACGTGGTTCCGGATTCTGTCACTGCTGACGGGCTCAGCGTTCCAGCTGATGGCGGTTCTTTTCGGATACAACACGGCCAAGCGGTTCGGTGGAACCCCGGCGCTTGGTGCCGCTGTTGGGATTGTCATGACTCATCCGGGGATTCTTCCGTTCACCGACATCGGTGCAGATCCAGCCTTTGCTCAAGCTTTGCCCATATCACCACAATTCGGATATCAGGGAGCTATAATCCCAACCGTTCTAGCGGCATTTATGCTAACGATAATTGAGAAAAGACTACGCCGATGGATACCGTCATCCGGAGCTGTTCTTCTCGTTCCCTTTTTGAGCTTTAGCCTTGCGGGCAGCCTTGCGGTACTGGTGATTGAACCCCTTGCTCTTGGTCTGGGCGGCTCGCTGGGAAGTATTCTGGAACATGTCTTCAACTACGGGAACTTGCTTTTTGGGCTTCTGCTTGGAGGTATATACAGCTCCATTGTGATCACCGGTCTTCATCACGGGATTCAGGCTGTCGAAGTTGGACTGATTTCCAATCCGGATATCGGCTTCAATTTCTTGCTTCCGATCTGGTCCATGGCGAATTTTGCGCAAGCAGGTGCCGGTCTTGCAGTGTATGCCAGAACCCGGGACAAAGCATTGAGGAAGATAGCATTGCCTGCCTCGATCACAGCGCTGTTCGGTATCACCGAGCCAGTCATCTATGGTGTTAATCTTAAACTTGCGCGCCCCTTTCTGGGTGCTGCTGCAGGAGGAGCCGTGGGAGGAGCATATGTTGCTTTTCATCAGGTTGTGGCCAATTCATTGGGGCTAACCGGATTGCCGATGATCGCTTTTGTTGTACAGCCCGGGTTGATGAATCTTGTTCATTATCTCATAGGTTTTGTGCTTGCTCTGGCTACGGCATTTACTGTTACCTTGCTGCTCGGTGTGGATCGCGTTGTTCGACCAGAAGCTGATAAACTTAACGAACAGGCATAG
- a CDS encoding NAD(P)H-dependent oxidoreductase: MKTLVILAHPNIDVSRVNRRWKEELEQHTTDITIHEIYQAYPDWNIDVSREQELLEAYDHIILQFPLYWYSYPPLLKKWFDDVFTYGWAYGLSGNKLHGKKLSLALSIGDKKENYSPEGSVSFTVDEVIAPFKASINHVGAIALPYFVVFGASFQATDEEINQSAQEYIRYIRKYA, from the coding sequence ATGAAAACACTCGTGATCCTGGCACATCCGAATATTGACGTCTCAAGAGTCAATCGGCGCTGGAAAGAAGAACTTGAGCAGCATACGACTGATATTACAATTCATGAGATCTACCAAGCATATCCGGATTGGAATATTGATGTTTCGCGAGAGCAGGAGCTGCTCGAGGCATACGATCATATTATTCTGCAGTTTCCGCTATATTGGTACAGCTATCCGCCTTTGCTCAAAAAGTGGTTTGATGATGTTTTTACCTACGGGTGGGCGTATGGATTATCAGGCAATAAACTGCACGGGAAAAAGCTGAGCCTCGCCTTGTCCATTGGTGATAAAAAAGAAAATTACTCGCCGGAAGGCTCAGTCTCTTTTACGGTAGATGAGGTGATCGCACCTTTCAAAGCCAGCATCAATCATGTGGGTGCGATCGCATTACCTTATTTTGTAGTTTTCGGTGCCTCATTTCAGGCTACAGATGAAGAGATAAACCAAAGTGCTCAAGAGTATATCCGTTATATCCGTAAGTATGCTTGA
- a CDS encoding winged helix-turn-helix transcriptional regulator produces the protein MKQYNLGIEATLEIIGGKWKALIICLLMSGVKRTGELQRSIDGISQKVLIQQLRELERDGLVRRHVYQQMPPKVEYSLTEYGVTANKIVDVMCAWGRDNIALRQQQGEEIMLLENKESVLDSISLDSIIEKKENLK, from the coding sequence ATGAAACAATATAATCTGGGAATTGAAGCAACACTCGAGATTATCGGCGGCAAGTGGAAAGCGCTAATTATATGCTTATTAATGTCAGGCGTGAAGAGGACAGGCGAGCTGCAGCGCAGTATCGACGGCATTTCACAAAAGGTCCTGATTCAGCAATTACGTGAGCTGGAGAGGGACGGCCTTGTCAGAAGACATGTGTATCAACAGATGCCGCCAAAAGTCGAATACAGTCTTACGGAATATGGAGTTACTGCCAACAAGATTGTGGATGTGATGTGTGCATGGGGCCGAGATAATATAGCATTAAGACAGCAGCAGGGAGAAGAAATTATGCTTTTGGAAAATAAAGAGTCTGTTCTTGACTCGATATCCCTTGATTCGATAATTGAAAAGAAGGAGAACTTGAAATGA
- a CDS encoding SDR family NAD(P)-dependent oxidoreductase produces MKNYLVFGASKGLGDAFVRGVPEQGDKVWVISRSRPDNVNLNDGVERIWIQADLSDLHAAQVITDALQHETLDVLIYNVGIWEKEGFEDHYSFDQDAPADISNLIHVNITSAIVCIQALLPHLRQSTAGKIILIGSTAGLNNTNNTQVSFVASKFAIRGITEALREHTRQDGIAVTCINPGELAGEIPYEEGSERALAEYNGTRIPLQDMVSIVKCIVNLSKAACVKEINMPAITDTNA; encoded by the coding sequence ATGAAAAACTATCTCGTATTTGGTGCAAGCAAAGGACTTGGAGATGCCTTCGTCAGAGGTGTCCCCGAGCAAGGAGACAAGGTCTGGGTCATCTCTCGCAGCAGACCTGACAATGTAAACCTGAATGACGGCGTTGAACGCATATGGATACAGGCGGATCTGTCTGATCTCCATGCAGCCCAAGTGATCACAGACGCGCTCCAGCACGAAACACTAGATGTTCTCATATACAATGTAGGCATTTGGGAAAAGGAAGGCTTCGAGGATCACTACTCGTTTGACCAGGATGCTCCTGCTGATATCTCGAATCTGATTCATGTAAATATAACATCGGCGATTGTATGTATTCAGGCATTACTGCCCCATCTCCGGCAATCGACAGCCGGCAAAATCATTCTGATTGGCTCGACTGCAGGTCTGAACAATACGAATAACACTCAGGTTTCATTTGTAGCTTCCAAGTTCGCCATTCGTGGAATTACGGAGGCCTTGCGGGAGCACACGAGACAGGATGGCATTGCCGTAACATGTATTAACCCTGGGGAGCTTGCAGGTGAAATACCTTATGAAGAGGGCAGTGAACGAGCACTAGCTGAATATAATGGCACACGTATCCCCCTTCAGGATATGGTTTCCATCGTCAAATGCATCGTGAATCTGTCAAAGGCAGCCTGCGTAAAAGAAATCAATATGCCTGCGATCACGGATACCAACGCATAA
- a CDS encoding IS3 family transposase (programmed frameshift), with protein sequence MAKKGQTYRRYSLELKLEAVRLVNEEHMSIREVATRLDIQNKSQVQVWAAKAKQGMSLEPATPKRGRPRTKFSSMEEEMAYLRAEIEYFKKAISKSTQGVTSKAARFQIIEDLRARHGLAWLLKLAAVSRSGYYKWRKSIAAAKERRHKEHELESHLLAIHRVHPYFGYLRMTVALRREGLRVNHKKVYRLMKQLGICSVIRKKRRFFGKQASVVNPNRLERQFQADTPRTKLVTDITYIRAGEHFVYLSVIQDLYNNEIVAWHLSERNDLALVHDTLDRLRQHVDLNGVILHSDQGFQYTSKPFNRKLNQLGMLGSHSRRGNCLDNACVESFFSHLKTEKIYLNKAANKAEVEQQVNEYILFYNQNRFQKKLNDRSPVEYRETAAA encoded by the exons ATGGCTAAAAAAGGACAAACATACCGGCGGTACTCCTTGGAGTTGAAATTGGAGGCCGTCCGGCTGGTCAACGAAGAACATATGAGTATACGTGAAGTAGCGACGCGTTTAGATATTCAAAATAAATCTCAGGTACAAGTGTGGGCAGCCAAAGCGAAACAGGGAATGAGTCTAGAACCTGCTACACCCAAACGGGGACGCCCTAGAACCAAGTTTTCCAGTATGGAAGAAGAGATGGCGTATTTGCGGGCGGAGATTGAATACT TTAAAAAAGCAATATCCAAATCTACACAAGGAGTGACGAGTAAAGCAGCCAGATTTCAAATCATTGAGGACCTGAGAGCACGCCATGGTCTGGCTTGGCTCTTGAAGTTAGCTGCGGTTTCCCGCTCGGGTTATTACAAGTGGAGAAAAAGCATAGCAGCCGCAAAAGAGCGTAGACACAAAGAACATGAACTAGAATCCCATTTGCTTGCCATTCATCGCGTGCATCCTTACTTTGGCTATCTTCGAATGACCGTTGCTTTACGACGGGAAGGCCTTCGAGTCAACCACAAAAAGGTGTACCGATTAATGAAACAATTAGGCATCTGTTCTGTCATTCGAAAAAAGCGTCGATTCTTTGGAAAACAAGCCTCTGTGGTAAACCCAAATCGGCTGGAGCGTCAGTTTCAGGCGGATACACCACGAACGAAGCTGGTTACGGACATTACCTATATTCGTGCTGGAGAACACTTTGTGTATCTGTCTGTTATTCAGGATTTATACAATAACGAAATTGTAGCGTGGCATCTTTCTGAACGAAATGACCTTGCTTTAGTTCATGACACGCTGGATAGACTCCGTCAGCACGTGGATCTGAATGGCGTAATCCTACACTCAGATCAAGGATTTCAATATACGTCGAAGCCATTTAACCGTAAACTAAACCAGCTTGGCATGCTAGGCAGTCACTCCAGGCGTGGAAATTGCTTAGATAATGCCTGTGTTGAATCTTTTTTCTCTCATTTGAAGACGGAGAAAATTTATTTGAATAAGGCGGCAAACAAAGCAGAGGTTGAGCAGCAAGTGAATGAATACATACTGTTTTACAACCAAAACCGATTTCAGAAAAAACTAAACGACCGTTCCCCGGTAGAATACCGGGAAACGGCCGCAGCTTAA
- the nagZ gene encoding beta-N-acetylhexosaminidase, with translation MQSLIPQPKQFTAIQEGPLRLDDKARISMYMEQEDPRLAVHCRRAFPGLQYTSSRIDKGYWLVIERSVGQEPQQVDHDPKISDQAVDEVQVEQEKNSFHSNVTSFSAESEEKWACLAGRPQGYTLEVSSRRAEVWALDAAGLFYGLQTLVQLRGSDENIPAVLISDWPDTAVRAMNLDLRQTFSKPELLIEYLGEFAKYKTNAVLIEYEDKFPFRTHPELAHPKHALSLSQFEELKLTAHEHFIEIIPLQQSFGHLEYVLRHEAWRHLRETEQSTGEICPSHPESFGLITTLLGEMIDAHPESRYIHLGCDEVYSLCECERCQVEYEGVRERAFIAFLNRLIAYTAERGKQPIFWHDMLDKCPPEELTKLDQRSAAMIWIYNGRNIEAEVTSHTDKFRSLGIEVMGAPAVRSFDWAEHQNYPVLSNRTDNLLQWAETAGKLDLDCIVATNWTGPFSLGVPYGIFETTWYPMLLHADLAWNRKANASTFIDRFLERFHGIDRVTGHTCLGHYQLEDYYEIIWKLLDEVQEHKEEAELVAIMHDFEVATDRSRAIHKYAYRWELYPGDDAEWRSLQINYTRNRRGREKVLPRMKAALERYQPPAMAEHFVKSRFYLHDYLERTLYHEMGLDMTYAESEPKAMRLEDKIATMCVVGTSSTCAEPEFRERMSQQRFGGIGIFPHNVESEQQTLALLEEIQKIAGEFGSSLPYYISVDEEGGTLSKFKTFFPYIPGNRAVGLSEDLETACLLGKFIGSQLNALGIPMNWAPVLDVNTNVDNPVVGVRSFGEDSGRVAQYGRAYIQGMHEAGVAVTAKHFPGHGQVSGDSHVVLPACELTLEQLMEGPLLPFMEAIDAGTDSIMMGHLVFPNIPESAGLPASLSSFFASELLRTKLGFEGVICTDDIEMGAIRNHFSPDEVGVLAVQAGNDMILMCHTPEYQSRVIAGILAAVQDGRIDEARIDESVHRIRQLYGKFQQYRAAAQPIPREKWEGEALNLARKTVKVTRDPQRLLPLKNSLNYLLILPKQEQLTQADNSGAAEIRLASLLKDAGLTVVTHHCSMRPDADEITLLVQQAAGTDVVIQGTLNAHLFTGQLVLAEALASVKPLLNLVLRNPYDDAALPQQAGSIQLCSTSDYSLRALVEQLTMAASK, from the coding sequence ATGCAGAGCTTGATACCGCAACCGAAGCAGTTTACAGCAATTCAGGAAGGCCCCTTACGGCTGGACGACAAGGCAAGGATAAGCATGTATATGGAGCAGGAAGATCCCCGGCTGGCAGTTCATTGCCGACGGGCATTTCCGGGACTTCAATATACGTCCTCAAGAATAGATAAAGGTTATTGGCTTGTTATAGAACGTTCGGTAGGGCAAGAACCACAGCAGGTAGACCATGACCCTAAGATCAGCGATCAGGCCGTTGATGAAGTCCAGGTAGAACAGGAGAAGAACTCGTTTCACTCTAATGTCACTTCATTCTCTGCAGAAAGCGAAGAAAAATGGGCATGCCTTGCAGGGAGGCCGCAAGGTTACACGTTAGAGGTTTCGAGCCGTAGGGCGGAGGTTTGGGCGCTGGATGCTGCGGGTCTATTTTATGGATTGCAGACCCTGGTTCAACTACGCGGATCGGATGAAAACATCCCGGCCGTGTTGATATCCGACTGGCCGGATACGGCTGTGCGGGCAATGAATCTGGATTTACGCCAGACGTTCTCGAAGCCGGAGCTGCTGATCGAATATTTGGGAGAGTTTGCCAAATATAAGACGAACGCCGTGCTGATTGAATATGAGGATAAATTTCCATTTCGGACTCACCCAGAGCTTGCGCATCCCAAACATGCATTAAGCCTGTCGCAGTTTGAAGAACTGAAGCTTACTGCCCATGAACATTTTATCGAGATTATTCCGCTTCAGCAGAGCTTCGGACACCTGGAGTATGTACTGCGCCACGAAGCCTGGCGTCACCTCCGCGAAACAGAGCAGTCCACCGGGGAAATCTGCCCGTCGCACCCGGAGTCCTTCGGACTGATAACCACCCTGCTTGGGGAGATGATCGACGCCCACCCGGAATCGCGATATATTCATCTGGGCTGTGACGAGGTCTACAGCCTATGTGAATGCGAACGCTGTCAAGTTGAATATGAAGGTGTACGGGAACGAGCCTTTATCGCCTTTTTGAATCGGTTGATCGCCTATACAGCAGAGCGGGGGAAACAGCCGATTTTCTGGCATGACATGCTCGACAAATGTCCTCCGGAAGAGCTGACTAAGCTGGATCAGCGAAGTGCAGCCATGATCTGGATTTATAATGGACGCAACATTGAGGCAGAGGTTACTTCGCATACGGACAAATTCAGATCGCTGGGCATCGAAGTCATGGGAGCTCCGGCTGTTCGCAGCTTTGACTGGGCAGAGCATCAGAACTATCCGGTATTATCGAACCGCACAGACAACTTGCTTCAGTGGGCTGAAACAGCCGGCAAGCTGGATCTTGACTGTATTGTTGCCACCAACTGGACGGGGCCGTTCAGTCTTGGTGTTCCGTATGGCATTTTTGAAACGACGTGGTACCCCATGCTGCTGCATGCGGACCTGGCCTGGAATCGCAAGGCGAATGCCTCCACCTTCATTGACCGATTCCTGGAACGGTTTCATGGCATTGATCGGGTTACCGGGCATACGTGCCTCGGCCATTATCAGTTGGAGGACTATTATGAGATCATCTGGAAGCTGCTGGACGAGGTGCAGGAGCATAAGGAAGAAGCGGAACTGGTTGCCATTATGCATGATTTTGAGGTAGCAACAGACCGTTCGCGAGCGATCCACAAGTACGCCTACCGCTGGGAGCTGTATCCTGGAGACGATGCAGAGTGGCGCTCCCTGCAGATTAACTACACGAGAAACCGCCGCGGACGCGAGAAGGTTCTGCCTCGCATGAAGGCAGCGCTGGAACGTTACCAGCCGCCTGCTATGGCGGAGCATTTTGTGAAGTCGAGGTTCTACCTGCATGATTATCTGGAGCGCACACTTTATCATGAAATGGGACTGGATATGACCTATGCGGAATCTGAACCGAAGGCGATGAGACTGGAAGATAAAATAGCAACGATGTGTGTGGTTGGTACATCATCGACCTGTGCCGAACCGGAATTTCGGGAGAGAATGTCGCAGCAGCGGTTTGGCGGGATCGGCATCTTTCCCCATAATGTTGAGAGTGAGCAGCAGACGCTGGCACTACTCGAAGAAATTCAGAAGATAGCCGGAGAGTTTGGCAGCTCATTGCCTTATTATATTTCGGTAGATGAAGAAGGGGGCACCCTGTCCAAGTTCAAAACCTTCTTTCCCTATATCCCGGGTAACCGGGCAGTTGGATTAAGCGAAGACCTCGAAACAGCCTGCCTGCTCGGTAAATTCATCGGCAGTCAGTTGAACGCGCTGGGGATTCCGATGAACTGGGCACCTGTACTGGATGTGAACACCAATGTGGATAATCCCGTCGTTGGTGTCCGTTCTTTCGGAGAGGACTCAGGGCGGGTAGCCCAATACGGTCGGGCTTATATTCAGGGGATGCATGAAGCAGGTGTGGCCGTGACGGCAAAGCACTTTCCGGGTCACGGCCAAGTAAGCGGGGATTCGCACGTGGTCCTCCCTGCGTGTGAGCTAACACTTGAGCAATTGATGGAGGGGCCGCTGCTTCCCTTCATGGAAGCAATCGATGCCGGAACGGATTCAATCATGATGGGGCATCTGGTGTTTCCCAACATTCCGGAATCCGCTGGGCTTCCAGCTTCGCTCAGTTCTTTCTTTGCCTCAGAGCTGCTGCGTACCAAGCTGGGATTTGAAGGTGTAATCTGCACTGATGATATTGAGATGGGAGCAATCCGTAATCATTTCAGTCCGGATGAAGTAGGCGTCCTGGCCGTACAGGCAGGAAACGATATGATTCTAATGTGTCACACCCCTGAGTATCAGAGCCGGGTTATTGCGGGTATTCTGGCAGCCGTGCAGGATGGGCGGATCGATGAGGCGCGAATTGACGAGTCCGTTCATCGGATCCGGCAGCTATACGGTAAATTCCAACAATACCGAGCAGCTGCCCAGCCCATTCCCAGGGAGAAGTGGGAAGGGGAGGCATTGAATCTGGCTCGTAAAACCGTGAAAGTTACCCGAGATCCACAGCGACTGCTTCCGCTCAAGAATTCGCTAAACTATTTGCTGATTCTGCCGAAGCAGGAGCAGCTGACGCAGGCCGATAATAGCGGTGCAGCCGAGATCAGACTGGCATCGCTTTTGAAGGATGCAGGATTAACTGTGGTGACGCACCACTGTTCGATGAGGCCGGATGCGGACGAGATCACGTTACTCGTACAGCAAGCGGCTGGTACGGATGTTGTGATTCAGGGCACGCTTAATGCTCATCTGTTCACAGGTCAGCTGGTATTGGCCGAGGCACTCGCTTCAGTTAAGCCCTTACTGAATCTGGTGCTGCGCAATCCGTATGATGACGCCGCTTTGCCTCAGCAGGCCGGGAGCATACAGCTGTGTTCAACCTCCGATTATTCGCTGCGGGCACTGGTGGAGCAGCTGACGATGGCCGCTTCGAAGTGA